In the genome of Acetomicrobium thermoterrenum DSM 13490, one region contains:
- a CDS encoding PAS domain-containing protein, with amino-acid sequence MSDKLNSINSDFHFPMLELIVNNIKEGVVVTDTGGVILWVNPAFTTITGYSAEEAIGQNPRILKSDYHEYSFYKNLWDSILTGGFWEQEIWNRRKSGEVYPELLSIYALKDHRNVTRYFVSIFTDLTDMKAKDRQLHNYLYVDPLTGLYNRNYFLKDLKLDVRMDQPRH; translated from the coding sequence TATAAATTCCGATTTCCACTTTCCCATGCTCGAGTTGATTGTTAATAACATCAAGGAGGGGGTCGTCGTCACCGATACGGGCGGGGTTATCCTTTGGGTAAATCCGGCATTTACGACAATTACCGGGTATTCCGCCGAAGAGGCCATCGGACAAAATCCAAGAATTTTAAAATCTGACTATCACGAATATTCATTCTACAAAAACCTCTGGGACTCAATTTTGACGGGTGGTTTCTGGGAACAGGAAATTTGGAACAGGCGCAAGTCCGGTGAAGTTTACCCGGAATTGCTTTCCATATATGCCTTAAAGGATCATCGTAACGTAACCAGATATTTCGTAAGCATTTTCACCGATCTGACCGATATGAAGGCAAAAGACCGGCAACTTCACAATTACCTTTACGTGGACCCTCTTACCGGCCTTTATAACAGGAATTATTTTTTGAAGGACCTGAAATTGGATGTCAGAATGGATCAGCCAAGGCATTGA
- a CDS encoding EAL domain-containing protein: MSEWISQGIELEKLSINVSASQCHDETFVDNIETDERDRVIVRGIVKVGEVMGMEVIAEGVERKEQLEILRNLGIRYLKGYLYSPPLEKG; this comes from the coding sequence ATGTCAGAATGGATCAGCCAAGGCATTGAGCTCGAAAAGCTTTCGATCAACGTATCGGCCTCGCAGTGCCACGACGAGACTTTCGTCGATAACATCGAAACCGACGAAAGGGACAGGGTTATCGTGAGGGGAATAGTAAAGGTCGGCGAAGTTATGGGCATGGAAGTAATAGCCGAGGGAGTGGAAAGGAAGGAACAGCTCGAAATATTAAGGAACTTGGGCATAAGATACCTTAAGGGTTACCTATACAGCCCTCCTCTGGAAAAAGGATGA
- a CDS encoding trimethylamine--corrinoid methyltransferase, with translation MAYVGPAGLIGSPDEADRENFILFVVEGEDDITCWIHKEVLEHLKEVSPTREGDYLFASDGAGRLRFKFCDRS, from the coding sequence ATGGCTTATGTAGGCCCGGCGGGCCTCATAGGCAGCCCCGATGAAGCGGATAGAGAAAATTTCATACTCTTCGTCGTAGAGGGAGAGGATGACATAACATGTTGGATCCATAAAGAGGTATTAGAACATTTAAAAGAGGTCTCCCCAACGCGGGAAGGCGACTACTTATTTGCTTCCGACGGAGCAGGGAGGCTGAGATTCAAGTTCTGCGATCGAAGTTGA
- a CDS encoding carboxymuconolactone decarboxylase family protein, translating to MAWNPREIMKELESGVKEIGRECPEVEAFIEFTGKLMAPRSLDLKTKELICVAVAVYTNCKYCIVTHVYNALKAGATGDEVMEAALVASQFGGGPAVGHSVTLVNEAIKEFAGDFGKKS from the coding sequence ATGGCTTGGAACCCCAGAGAAATCATGAAAGAGCTTGAAAGCGGTGTGAAAGAAATCGGCCGTGAATGCCCGGAAGTGGAGGCCTTTATAGAGTTCACGGGTAAGCTGATGGCGCCAAGATCTTTGGATCTCAAGACCAAAGAGCTGATATGCGTTGCCGTGGCAGTATACACCAATTGTAAATATTGCATTGTCACCCACGTCTATAATGCCCTTAAGGCCGGCGCTACTGGCGACGAAGTCATGGAAGCTGCTCTGGTTGCCTCGCAGTTTGGAGGCGGCCCTGCTGTAGGCCATAGCGTCACCTTGGTAAACGAAGCTATCAAGGAGTTCGCCGGCGACTTCGGGAAGAAGTCTTAA
- a CDS encoding CCA tRNA nucleotidyltransferase encodes MSKDKLAKSCYILRLFEKCGFEAYIVGGTVRDLAMGSPFGDVDIATSAKPMDIASLFPEAKKVGGDPLCTFVIPQDGWTVEITPLQGEVLSEDLSRRDFTINAMALDRFGDLYDPFGGMEDLVNKVLRFTGSPRERIEEDPVRCIRLFRFASTLREFEVSHSSMNAVRESLSLFKDVPLERIGKEIYKALRGSPFTFLKLLEDTGFLASTLPCVYALRGVPQDPQFHPEGDVYEHTRLCLKYAEKITKRCDVRAAALFHDIAKPYTMKEEEERLRFIGHEKEGGALAREIMGQWAWPSYFVKNVSSLVRWHMVPLVSTAPKRIPRLYLEYGKAWLDGLFLLSYIDISSSNRDYSKWIENRQIALSCLFKLSDDEKLISGKDVMDILKIEEGPEVGRIIFEIYQMMAKGDIRSREDAIDYLKKLNES; translated from the coding sequence ATGTCAAAAGATAAACTGGCAAAATCGTGCTATATTTTGCGCCTTTTCGAGAAATGCGGTTTTGAGGCCTACATAGTAGGAGGAACCGTAAGGGATTTGGCTATGGGATCCCCCTTTGGCGACGTCGATATTGCGACATCGGCAAAGCCCATGGATATAGCGAGCCTCTTTCCTGAGGCCAAAAAGGTGGGCGGTGATCCTCTATGTACCTTCGTCATCCCTCAGGATGGGTGGACTGTCGAGATAACGCCTTTGCAAGGTGAAGTACTGTCAGAAGACCTATCGCGAAGGGATTTCACCATAAATGCCATGGCCCTAGATAGGTTTGGAGATCTCTATGACCCCTTTGGCGGTATGGAAGACCTTGTAAATAAGGTTCTTCGCTTTACCGGCTCTCCGAGAGAGCGAATTGAAGAAGACCCCGTCCGCTGCATAAGGTTGTTCAGATTCGCCTCAACTTTGAGGGAGTTCGAAGTTTCCCACTCCTCTATGAATGCCGTAAGGGAGAGTTTATCGCTCTTTAAGGACGTTCCCCTTGAGCGAATAGGCAAAGAAATCTACAAAGCCTTAAGAGGAAGCCCATTTACGTTCTTAAAGCTTTTGGAAGATACCGGATTTCTGGCCTCAACCCTTCCTTGTGTCTATGCACTTCGTGGAGTTCCTCAGGATCCCCAATTTCATCCCGAAGGCGATGTCTATGAACACACCAGGCTCTGTTTGAAATATGCCGAAAAGATCACGAAAAGGTGTGATGTGCGGGCGGCAGCTTTGTTTCATGACATAGCAAAACCTTATACGATGAAAGAGGAAGAAGAAAGGCTGCGATTCATAGGTCATGAGAAGGAAGGGGGAGCTTTGGCCAGGGAGATAATGGGTCAATGGGCATGGCCGTCCTATTTCGTGAAAAACGTTTCGTCCTTGGTGAGATGGCATATGGTCCCTTTGGTCTCGACAGCTCCAAAGCGCATTCCCCGTCTTTATCTTGAGTACGGCAAAGCCTGGTTGGATGGACTTTTCCTCCTTTCATATATAGATATAAGTTCAAGCAACAGAGATTATTCCAAATGGATAGAGAATCGACAGATTGCCCTGTCGTGTCTTTTTAAACTTTCTGACGATGAGAAGTTGATATCTGGCAAAGATGTCATGGATATACTAAAAATCGAAGAAGGCCCTGAAGTGGGGCGTATCATATTTGAAATATACCAGATGATGGCAAAGGGCGATATTAGAAGCCGGGAAGATGCTATTGATTACCTAAAGAAATTAAATGAAAGTTAA
- a CDS encoding DUF362 domain-containing protein: MAKAVVDRDTCIGCEACVGVCPAEAISIEDGKAKVDPDTCIECGACVSTCPVSAISQ, encoded by the coding sequence ATGGCAAAAGCGGTAGTTGATAGGGATACCTGTATAGGATGTGAAGCATGTGTTGGCGTTTGCCCGGCCGAGGCGATCAGCATTGAGGACGGGAAAGCTAAAGTGGACCCCGATACCTGCATAGAGTGTGGAGCCTGCGTGTCCACCTGCCCGGTATCGGCAATATCCCAGTAG